The following is a genomic window from Butyricimonas faecihominis.
ACATTTGGTCAAGTATGCCTGCTATTTGTAAGGCAGCGACAGCCATAAGGATTCCCAAGAAGAATAGGAGGGTGCTGTAATCAACTTTTGTAAGTATGGATGGAATCCGGTGTATCTTTTCCGGGGAAAGGTTTCTTTTTCGATTATAGAGAATTTCCGTGTATGTCCACACGGCTCCTAAAGCTAGCATGATTCCCATGAATGGGGGGAGATTCGTGAATTCTTTAAAAACAGGAACGAATAGGAGGCTGGCAATACCGACGCTTAGGATTGTCATTTGTTCTCTGCGACTGATGGCTAAGGTTGTGTTCGTGTTTGTTGCTTGTTGAGGCTGTGTTTCTCCTTGTAACCGGAAAGTCATGATGACCAATGGAATAATTAATGAAATCAGGCTTGGAAGGAACAGGTGGTGGATAACATTCAGAGAGGTTATGTTGTCATTAATCCAAAGCATAATCGTGGTAACGTCTCCTATCGGGGTCCATGCTCCACCTGCGTTTGCGGCAATAATAACGATACTTCCGAATATCCATCGTTCTTGTTGCTCGTTAACTAGGCGGCGAAGTAACATGATCATGACAATGGCTGTGGTTAAGTTGTCGAGTACAGAAGACATGATAAAAGTAATCAAGGCAATGATCCACAATGATTTTCGTTTATTGCGTGTGGTGATATGGTTCGTGATCAAGGTGAACCCGTTGTGGGTGTCAATCCATTCCACGATTGTCATGGCCCCGAGCAGGTAAAATAAAATCTCGGCGGTATCTCCGAGGTGGTTAATAATTTCATTGTCAGTATGTGGGATGAAAGTCCATAATAGTATTCCTAGAAGGAGTGCTATGGCACTTTTACTGATTCCGGTCTGATGTTCGAGGGCGATCAGAATGTAGCCGCTAATAAACAGAATTACGAGTAACAATGTCATGTCTTGTTGTTGGGTTAATGAAGTTTTTCAATCGTATTGTATCTTTCATACGCAATTTTGCGTAGATTGGTTTATCTTTGTGTGAAGATAAGAATAGAGTAAAGTAGATACGGATATGATGACATGGGATTTTTTCTTTAGGTTGTTAGTGGCCGGAGTTTTAGGGGCCATCATAGGTTTGGATCGTGAATACCGGGCGAAGGAGGCGGGATTTAGGACTCATTTTCTGGTGGCCTTAGGTAGTGCGCTTTTTATGATCGTGTCAAAATACGGTTTTTGGGATATTCTTGGGAATACGGGGATCGGTCTTGACCCGAGTCGTATTGCGGCTCAAGTGGTGAGTGGTATCGGTTTTTTGGGGGCGGGGACTATTATTATCCAGAAGTTATTCGTGAGAGGATTGACCACGGCTGCCGGGATATGGGCTACTTCTGCCATTGGACTTGCAGTTGGAGCCGGACAATATTGGCTGGGAATCAGTGCGATGTTGTTGACTTTGTTGGGGTTGGAAGGTTTAGGATATATTTTCCAAAAGATTAGCCAGAGAAATGTATTGTTAATATTTACGACAACAAGTCAAGAGGTGATCAAGGAGGTTACCGATGAGATAAAGCGTAAAAAGCATACGATCAGTTCTTACTCTACCGAGTCGTCCAAGTTGGGAGATATGACTACTTACCGGGTGACGATGGTTATTCGAACCCATAAGACTGGAGATGAAACTTTGCTATTCCAGTTTATACAGCATTTGCCGGATGTGATGATTGATCGGATGGAATAAAAAAAGCGACCTTAGGTCGCTTTTTATTTAATTTCCATGTTTGGAGTGTAGTTTCAGTCGCATCAGACGAAGATCTTCTTCAGAGTAGTCGCCTTCGAATTCATCATAGGCATCTCCAATATTGTCGCTTTTGGCTTCCATGAAGTAGTCCATGATTTCTTGTTGTTGTTCTTCATCCAGAATTTGGTTGATGTAGTAATCAATGTTAAGTTTGGTCCCGGAGAAAACGATGGCTTCCATTTCTTTGATCAGTTCTTCGAAGGTAAGGCCTTCTGCAGAGGCAATGTCTTCCAAATCAATTTGGCGGTCAATATTTTGAATGATATATACTTTGAATTTCGATTTGTTGGCAACAGTTTTAACCACCAAGTCTTGCGCTCTTTCGATCTCGTTGTCTTCAACGTATTGTTTGATTACCTCTACGAATTCCTGTCCGTATTTTTGAGCTTTCCCTGTGCCTACACCTTGAATGTTGGCCAGTTCTTCCAACGTGATCGGGTAGTTGGTACACATATCCTCTAGGGACGGATCTTGGAAAATCACGTACGGTGGTAGATTGTTCTTCTTGGCAATCTTTTTCCGTAAATCTTTCAGGATGGCAAATAAAGTGTTGTCGAGTGCTGATACTCCCCCTTTTTCCTGAAGTTTCTCTTCTGATTCTTCAAAATTATGATCTTCCATCAGCATAAAGTCTTTAGGTTCTTTTAAAAATTCGTGGCCCTTTTCAGTTAATTTTATGACCCCGTATTGTTCAATATCTTTTTCTATATAATTAGCAATTAAAGCGCGTCTGAATACCATGTTCCAGAACTGTGCGTTCTTTTCAGAACCGACACCAAAAGATTCCAGTTCATCATGATGATACGATTTTATCATGGAATCGGTTTCCCCGAGAAGAATATTTACCATATGGTCCACCTTGAATTTCTCTTTTACTTCAAGGATGGCATTTAAGGCATCGATCAAGTATTCTTTTCCTTCGAATTCTTTCTTCGGGAACAGGCAGTTGTCACAGGCCCCGCAATTTTCTTCATCATAGTTTTCACCGAAGTAGTGTAACAGTACTTTTCTGCGGCAAAGAGAAGTTTCTGCGTAGGAAACGGTTTCCATGAGAAGTTGTTTCCCAATTTCCTGTTCGGCAATCGGTTTACCCTGCATGAACTTTTCCAGTTTTTGGATGTCTTTGTAGCTGTAAAATGTCAAGCAATATCCTTCACCTCCGTCCCGTCCGGCTCTTCCGGTCTCCTGGTAATATCCCTCAAGACTTTTCGGAATATCATAATGGATGACGAATCGTACGTCCGGTTTGTCAATACCCATACCAAAAGCGATTGTTGCCACGATGACATTGACTTCTTCCATTAGGAATTTGTCTTGATTGGCACTACGGGCCGAGGCATCCATCCCGGCGTGGTAGGAAGCAGCCTTGATTCCGTTCACGCAAAGGACTTCCGTGAGTTCTTCCACTTTTTTACGGCTCAGACAGTAGATAATACCTGATTTGCCTTCATTGTTTTTAATGAATTTGATAATATCTTTTGTCGGGTCTACCTTCGGACGAACCTCGTAATAGAGGTTGGAACGGTTAAAGGAAGACTTGAACACTTGGGCATCCAGCATATCCAGGTTTTTCTGAATATCGTGTTGGACTTTCGGGGTAGCGGTTGCTGTTAAAGCGATAATCGGCGCTTTTCCGATTTGCTCCACGATCGGTCTGATCTTGCGATATTCGGTACGGAAATCGTGTCCCCATTCGGATATACAGTGTGCTTCGTCCACCGCAAAGAAGGAAATATGTACTTTCCGTAAGAATTCAATATTACTCTCTTTGGTCAGTGACTCTGGGGCTACATATAATAGTTTTGTTTTACCACTCAACACGTCTTCTTTCACCTTTAGAATATCATTTTTGCTAAGAGACGAATTCATGAAGTGGGCAACTCCCTCCGATGCGCTGAATGAGCGCATAGCATCAACCTGGTTTTTCATTAAAGCAATTAGTGGTGATATCACTATTGCTGTTCCGTCAAG
Proteins encoded in this region:
- the nhaD gene encoding sodium:proton antiporter NhaD, with protein sequence MTLLLVILFISGYILIALEHQTGISKSAIALLLGILLWTFIPHTDNEIINHLGDTAEILFYLLGAMTIVEWIDTHNGFTLITNHITTRNKRKSLWIIALITFIMSSVLDNLTTAIVMIMLLRRLVNEQQERWIFGSIVIIAANAGGAWTPIGDVTTIMLWINDNITSLNVIHHLFLPSLISLIIPLVIMTFRLQGETQPQQATNTNTTLAISRREQMTILSVGIASLLFVPVFKEFTNLPPFMGIMLALGAVWTYTEILYNRKRNLSPEKIHRIPSILTKVDYSTLLFFLGILMAVAALQIAGILDQMSTFLNDKIHNVYLINMIIGFLSSVIDNVPLVAAAMGMYPLTHTSGALSPYLMNFTTDGTFWELLAYCSGIGGSILIIGSAAGVVVMGMERINFMWYMKHITWIAILGYLAGIGVYYLQSLV
- a CDS encoding MgtC/SapB family protein; translated protein: MTWDFFFRLLVAGVLGAIIGLDREYRAKEAGFRTHFLVALGSALFMIVSKYGFWDILGNTGIGLDPSRIAAQVVSGIGFLGAGTIIIQKLFVRGLTTAAGIWATSAIGLAVGAGQYWLGISAMLLTLLGLEGLGYIFQKISQRNVLLIFTTTSQEVIKEVTDEIKRKKHTISSYSTESSKLGDMTTYRVTMVIRTHKTGDETLLFQFIQHLPDVMIDRME
- the recQ gene encoding DNA helicase RecQ, which gives rise to MGLQIDLHAKLKEYFGFDNFKGNQEQIIKNVLAGNNTFVLMPTGGGKSLCYQLPALILDGTAIVISPLIALMKNQVDAMRSFSASEGVAHFMNSSLSKNDILKVKEDVLSGKTKLLYVAPESLTKESNIEFLRKVHISFFAVDEAHCISEWGHDFRTEYRKIRPIVEQIGKAPIIALTATATPKVQHDIQKNLDMLDAQVFKSSFNRSNLYYEVRPKVDPTKDIIKFIKNNEGKSGIIYCLSRKKVEELTEVLCVNGIKAASYHAGMDASARSANQDKFLMEEVNVIVATIAFGMGIDKPDVRFVIHYDIPKSLEGYYQETGRAGRDGGEGYCLTFYSYKDIQKLEKFMQGKPIAEQEIGKQLLMETVSYAETSLCRRKVLLHYFGENYDEENCGACDNCLFPKKEFEGKEYLIDALNAILEVKEKFKVDHMVNILLGETDSMIKSYHHDELESFGVGSEKNAQFWNMVFRRALIANYIEKDIEQYGVIKLTEKGHEFLKEPKDFMLMEDHNFEESEEKLQEKGGVSALDNTLFAILKDLRKKIAKKNNLPPYVIFQDPSLEDMCTNYPITLEELANIQGVGTGKAQKYGQEFVEVIKQYVEDNEIERAQDLVVKTVANKSKFKVYIIQNIDRQIDLEDIASAEGLTFEELIKEMEAIVFSGTKLNIDYYINQILDEEQQQEIMDYFMEAKSDNIGDAYDEFEGDYSEEDLRLMRLKLHSKHGN